The following coding sequences are from one Dinoroseobacter shibae DFL 12 = DSM 16493 window:
- the repC gene encoding plasmid replication protein RepC — protein sequence MEYTPISPFMRPISQAHLRVIERPEASVPGRPVNKWELLRELSKAQAAFGVSERDLTVLQGLLSFFPDDALGGNAEMVVFPSNKAICERLNGMPCSTMRRHLARLVDAGLLQRRDSPNGKRYVRKHGGERVAFGFDLSPLYCQSEEIARAAETVREAEERVRRLREVVSLMRRDLAALAEFGDEMQPGLGFWDQLRDKAALTARALRRKLSIEDLAAYRADLEGLLDQARNIIDGPETEEMNTNDAQFERHHHNSNKESIDLEPALEKSRAVAGMPDVDTDEPVAGVDEQDTKNLPKIPLHLVIAACPSLKTFYQGEIRHWHQLFDAACHVRPAMGISSSAWEEAQRFMGPEQASIVVAAMLERFEDIRSPGGYLRALTAKAAAGEFSCGPMVMALIGRRSAA from the coding sequence ATGGAGTACACACCGATTTCGCCGTTTATGCGGCCGATCTCGCAGGCCCATCTGCGCGTGATTGAGCGACCCGAGGCTTCTGTTCCGGGTAGACCCGTCAACAAGTGGGAACTCCTGCGCGAGCTATCCAAGGCGCAAGCGGCCTTTGGCGTGTCAGAACGTGATTTGACTGTTTTGCAGGGGCTCCTCAGCTTCTTTCCAGATGATGCACTTGGCGGAAACGCCGAGATGGTAGTCTTCCCCTCGAACAAGGCGATCTGTGAGCGCCTGAATGGTATGCCCTGCTCCACGATGCGTCGTCACCTCGCGCGTCTTGTCGATGCTGGTTTGCTCCAGCGGCGTGATAGCCCCAATGGAAAGCGCTACGTCCGCAAGCACGGCGGAGAGCGCGTCGCTTTTGGTTTCGATCTTTCCCCGCTCTACTGTCAGTCCGAAGAGATAGCACGGGCCGCAGAGACCGTACGTGAAGCTGAGGAGCGCGTCAGGCGCCTGAGAGAGGTCGTAAGCCTCATGCGACGCGATCTCGCGGCCCTCGCGGAGTTCGGAGACGAGATGCAGCCGGGCCTAGGCTTCTGGGATCAGCTTCGCGACAAGGCCGCCCTCACAGCCCGCGCGCTTCGCCGCAAGCTTTCAATTGAGGACCTCGCGGCCTACCGAGCCGACCTTGAAGGTCTCCTTGACCAGGCACGCAACATCATTGATGGCCCTGAAACAGAAGAAATGAACACCAATGATGCCCAATTTGAGCGTCACCATCATAATTCAAATAAAGAATCTATAGATCTTGAACCTGCTTTAGAAAAAAGCCGGGCGGTGGCCGGCATGCCAGATGTGGACACGGATGAGCCTGTGGCTGGCGTCGATGAACAGGACACAAAAAACCTGCCAAAGATCCCGTTGCATCTAGTGATCGCGGCATGTCCCTCGCTCAAGACCTTCTACCAAGGCGAAATCCGGCATTGGCATCAGCTTTTCGACGCGGCATGCCATGTGCGGCCAGCTATGGGGATCAGTTCGTCTGCATGGGAAGAAGCCCAGCGGTTCATGGGTCCGGAGCAAGCGTCGATCGTCGTTGCTGCCATGCTGGAACGCTTTGAGGACATCAGATCGCCTGGTGGATACTTGCGAGCTCTGACCGCCAAAGCTGCGGCCGGTGAGTTTTCCTGTGGGCCGATGGTCATGGCATTGATTGGGCGACGATCTGCAGCTTAA
- the repB gene encoding plasmid partitioning protein RepB, with product MARKPKLGLPLQTLRNAPDALEGRRLRGGVFEIDPVQIVTEGRLDDRLQIEVEGLKNSISKNGQRVPVLVRPLEGDRYNLIYGRRRLEACRELGIKVRAIVTEVEGDQALRDQLLENQERRDLSFIERALVATALLDGDHLEGAERTNRGVAEVLNLHEAGVSQLLSVVRTVGEELIQAIGAAPGIGRPRWEELKKALGAYDGDRDQLQAAAHAAKSESSGSVDEVSDRAFLAVLEAAKSAERKAGSPRKGAPALEIPGVGAATVKTGRQGKQLKLDLTTDEPEFVSWLEGNASKLITELHERWKRSGD from the coding sequence ATGGCAAGAAAGCCTAAACTTGGCCTGCCGCTGCAGACCCTTCGCAACGCTCCTGACGCTCTTGAAGGGCGCCGACTGCGTGGCGGTGTATTTGAGATCGATCCGGTGCAGATTGTTACCGAAGGACGGTTGGATGACAGGCTTCAGATTGAAGTTGAGGGCCTGAAGAACTCTATCTCCAAGAACGGTCAGCGTGTGCCTGTATTGGTCCGCCCACTGGAAGGCGATCGCTACAACCTGATCTATGGCCGCAGACGCCTAGAAGCATGTCGCGAACTCGGTATAAAAGTTCGAGCCATCGTCACGGAAGTTGAGGGTGATCAAGCGCTTCGAGATCAGCTTCTCGAGAACCAAGAGCGTCGTGATCTGAGCTTTATTGAACGTGCGCTTGTTGCAACGGCGCTTCTGGACGGTGACCATTTGGAAGGGGCTGAGCGCACCAATCGAGGTGTCGCCGAAGTCCTTAACCTCCATGAAGCTGGGGTTTCACAACTCTTGAGTGTCGTTCGGACAGTCGGCGAGGAACTCATCCAGGCAATTGGTGCGGCTCCCGGTATTGGTCGCCCAAGATGGGAAGAACTCAAAAAGGCCTTGGGTGCCTACGACGGTGATCGAGACCAACTGCAAGCCGCAGCTCATGCAGCTAAGTCCGAAAGTTCCGGCTCGGTGGATGAGGTTTCTGATCGTGCGTTTCTCGCAGTTCTGGAAGCTGCGAAGAGCGCGGAGAGGAAAGCAGGTTCGCCTCGCAAGGGTGCGCCTGCTTTGGAGATCCCCGGTGTCGGAGCTGCGACAGTCAAGACCGGTCGCCAAGGCAAGCAGCTAAAACTCGATCTGACTACCGATGAACCTGAATTTGTCAGCTGGTTGGAGGGCAATGCCTCAAAGCTGATTACCGAGCTTCATGAGCGCTGGAAGCGTTCAGGAGACTGA
- the repA gene encoding plasmid partitioning protein RepA: MSELEQDLDIAIGHYAELLASNLHAQRAAHFPPDAKKVMRTLTSGEAAELLGVDHTYLRKLHREGKIVDVETTAGSHRRYTLDDIWEIRQTLEGTAKKSGTYVPGRRDGDELQVISVVNFKGGSGKTTTSAHLAQRLALKGYRVLAIDLDPQASLSALHGIQPELDLMEGGTLYDAVRYDDPVPIAEVIRKTYIRGLDLIPGNLELMEFEHETPAAIQRGGAKAFFARVHDALDSVEANYDVVVIDCPPQLGFLTMSALSASSGVLVTVHPQMLDLMSMSQFLRMTADLLGVIRDAGANLRFDWLRFLPTRYKVGDAPQTEVIAFIRGLFGRSILTNHMVESTAISDAGLTKQTLYEADKKDFTRQTFDRAIESMNAVNDEIAEIIQNTWGRNGKKA, encoded by the coding sequence ATGAGCGAATTAGAGCAGGATCTAGACATCGCCATCGGGCACTACGCGGAACTTCTCGCGTCGAACCTGCATGCTCAGCGCGCCGCACACTTCCCTCCGGATGCAAAGAAGGTGATGCGCACTTTGACCAGCGGCGAAGCTGCTGAACTCCTTGGCGTCGACCATACCTATCTTCGGAAGCTTCATCGAGAAGGAAAGATCGTTGACGTTGAGACGACGGCTGGAAGTCATCGTCGCTATACGCTCGACGATATCTGGGAAATCCGGCAGACGCTTGAAGGAACCGCAAAAAAGTCTGGAACTTACGTGCCTGGGCGTCGCGACGGTGACGAGCTTCAAGTTATTTCAGTGGTGAACTTCAAGGGCGGGTCCGGCAAAACGACGACGTCTGCTCACCTCGCTCAGCGCTTGGCGCTCAAGGGGTACAGGGTTCTTGCGATCGATCTCGACCCCCAAGCATCTCTATCGGCTCTTCACGGAATCCAGCCAGAACTCGACCTTATGGAGGGCGGAACCCTCTATGATGCCGTTCGCTATGACGATCCGGTTCCGATCGCCGAAGTGATCCGCAAGACCTACATCCGCGGCCTTGATCTTATCCCGGGCAACCTTGAACTCATGGAGTTCGAGCACGAGACGCCTGCTGCTATCCAGCGAGGCGGAGCGAAAGCGTTCTTCGCGAGAGTTCATGACGCACTCGATAGTGTTGAAGCGAACTACGACGTTGTCGTGATCGACTGCCCGCCGCAGCTTGGTTTCTTGACGATGTCAGCACTTTCCGCGTCCTCGGGTGTCCTCGTGACGGTTCATCCGCAGATGCTTGACCTCATGTCGATGTCCCAATTCCTGCGAATGACCGCGGATCTCCTGGGAGTGATCAGGGATGCAGGCGCAAATCTGCGCTTCGATTGGCTGCGCTTTTTGCCAACGCGATACAAAGTCGGCGACGCGCCACAAACCGAAGTCATCGCTTTCATTCGCGGACTGTTCGGGAGGTCGATTCTGACCAATCACATGGTTGAATCGACCGCAATTTCTGATGCCGGCTTGACCAAGCAAACGCTCTACGAAGCTGACAAGAAGGACTTCACGCGTCAGACGTTTGATCGTGCGATCGAATCCATGAACGCAGTGAACGATGAGATCGCTGAAATCATCCAGAACACATGGGGGCGGAATGGCAAGAAAGCCTAA
- a CDS encoding recombinase family protein: MSLIGYARVSTEDQTPLPQSEALQSAGCSEIFEEHASGGNRARPVLARVLERISKGDTLVVVRIDRLARSLSHLLEVIERLEAKGAFFRSLQDPIDTASPQGKFTLQVLGAAAEFERALIRERTKAGLASARAKGRVGGNPGLRTKDPAALRKVRLARQDGYMERLNETAQDWVPHVRRLRPDMAWEDVLRIINGPLPHGRHWTQSRLLRAVKAYVRDGFLPAEVLGRAGRRETDDRLPAIVAAIKGADPEITLQAICDRLESMRERTPRGRTSWQPSSVRMLLERAENLGLL; the protein is encoded by the coding sequence ATGTCCCTGATAGGCTATGCCCGTGTTTCCACAGAGGATCAGACCCCCCTGCCCCAGTCGGAGGCCCTTCAATCTGCGGGATGTTCCGAGATTTTCGAAGAGCACGCCTCAGGCGGCAATCGCGCCCGGCCGGTGCTTGCGCGGGTCTTGGAGCGCATTAGCAAGGGCGACACTCTGGTTGTCGTTCGGATCGACCGGCTTGCACGGTCCTTGTCGCACTTGCTGGAGGTGATCGAGCGGTTGGAAGCCAAGGGAGCTTTTTTCCGCTCCCTGCAGGATCCAATCGACACCGCATCGCCGCAGGGCAAGTTCACGCTGCAGGTTCTGGGCGCCGCGGCCGAGTTTGAACGCGCTCTGATCCGCGAGCGTACCAAGGCGGGTCTTGCCTCTGCGCGCGCCAAAGGTCGCGTTGGTGGCAATCCTGGGCTTCGCACCAAGGACCCCGCCGCGCTGCGCAAGGTACGGCTTGCCCGGCAGGATGGCTACATGGAACGCCTGAACGAGACCGCGCAGGATTGGGTGCCGCATGTGCGGCGCCTGCGGCCGGATATGGCTTGGGAAGATGTGCTGCGGATCATTAATGGCCCCCTGCCCCACGGCCGCCACTGGACCCAAAGCCGTTTACTCCGCGCTGTGAAGGCATATGTGCGGGACGGGTTCCTGCCCGCTGAAGTGCTTGGACGCGCTGGACGTCGCGAAACCGACGATCGCCTGCCTGCGATTGTCGCTGCAATCAAAGGTGCTGACCCCGAGATCACCTTGCAGGCAATCTGTGACCGACTGGAATCCATGCGTGAGCGCACCCCTCGCGGTCGCACCAGCTGGCAGCCTTCCTCAGTCAGAATGCTGCTGGAGCGTGCTGAAAACCTGGGGCTCCTCTGA